The sequence below is a genomic window from Plasmodium cynomolgi strain B DNA, scaffold: 1434, whole genome shotgun sequence.
TCTGAAGATTCTATTAAAGGTATTTTTAATGCATCAACTTCgatagaaaaggaaaaaaacaaaagcgaTGACTGTTCTGATTTGGATCTTTATAAGGACTGGAATAACACGGAAAAATTAGTAATgttacaaatatttaatcATAATATTGATGTTATTCtagaaatattaaataataaatgtgaTTCTAATAGAACCtcttgtaaaaatttatcaaacaATGTGTAGATTTATATACAAGTATGAAGCAGTATTACTATCAAACTTGTAATAATAGCAATTCCATTGCAGATAAAACCTGTCTTGCAGTAAAATcgtttaaagaaaatat
It includes:
- a CDS encoding hypothetical protein (putative), giving the protein MNVRDKMPFLYLCNNNIKNYNDILAYPEIMDICIKYLRNLKLLHSLSYKKDDFDKYCNNIYYWLYYEIKELTISEDSIKGIFNASTSIEKEKNKSDDCSDLDLYKDWNNTEKLVMLQIFNHNIDVILEILNNKCDSNRTSCKNLSNNV